The nucleotide window CAAATGAAATAACGGAGCTTATTAATCGCACTTGCCCGAACTTCCTTGTTGATGGATTGTTATTTAACTACTGATTAAACCTTTTACTGATCAAAATAGTCTAATCGAAAACGTTTTTATCACTACCCTTATGAAAAATGCCCCAAAATTTGGCTGCGTGGTACTTATGGCCTGCTGCCTGTTCTTTCTAATGTCGTTTTTAACGCGCCCGGTGCCGGTAAAAATGTACAAATTCCCTTACAAACACGCCGGACTAACCGAACGGCAAGCTGCCGAACATTTACTGGACAGGTTTACTTACGGCAGTACCCCGGGACAGGTAGATTCGGTGCTGGCTATTGGACTTGAAAAATGGTTCGATCAGCAACTATCGGCCAGCCTGCCCGATGATTCCCTCAACAAACGCCTAAGCGCCTATGATGCTATTAATTTAAGTAATACCGACGTTTGCAAAATATATCCACCTGGCTTTGTTGTCCGTACGCTGGCTATAAAAGATAGCGCCATTAGTAAAGATTCTGTAGATAAAGCCGTTGATAAAAAAGCTTTTAATGCGCAAATACAGGCGTATATGAATAAAAAAGGGTTCAAACCCGACCAGGAGCTGTATAAGCAGTTTATAGATCAGCATATTTTAAGGGCGGCCTATACACATAACCAATTGCAGGAAGTATTAACTAATTTTTGGTTCAACCACTTCAATGTGTCTTTTTACAAAGGCGAATGCGCGCAATTTATTCCGGCTTACGAACGCGAGGTGATCAGGCCTAATGCATTGGGCAAGTTTGATCAGATGCTCCTGGCGTCGGCAAAATCGCCGGCAATGCTGTATTATCTTGATAATTTTATCAGTGTAGGCCCTCCGCCGCCAACACTGCCTAAGGCCGCGCACAAACCGGCTGCCGCTAATAATCCTGATATGATGATGGGGGGAAATACCGTTGCCAAAACAACTACGCCAGACATGATGATGAACGGCGGCAATATCCAGCAGACCAAACCCAATACCGGCGGCGATATGATGATGATGGGTGGCAGCCCTACCCCATCGGCAGCGAAGCCTGTTAAAACACTTACCCAGCCGGGCAAAAACGTAAATGGGCTGAATGAAAACTATGCCCGCGAAGTAATGGAACTGCATACTTTAGGAGTAGACGGCGGATATACCCAGCAGGATGTAACCCAGGCTGCCCGGGTGTTAACCGGCTGGACAGTTTACCCGATAAGCGAAAATGCTTATGGCGCCGCCATGAAGGGTTTAGTAGCCAGAATTGGTGAAAAAAACCTTGCAGCGAAGGGATATGTGCACGAGGGCGATTTCCTTTTCACTCCAAACCGGCACGACCAGGGCGAGAAAGTAGTATTGGGCCATACCTTTGCCGCCAGCACCAACCCTGCCGACGGCTACCAGCAAGGTATTGACTTACTGGAAATGCTGGCGCATCATCCGTCTACTGCTAAATTTATTTCGCGTAAGCTGGCCGTGCGTTTCGTGAGCGATAACCCACCGCAAAGCCTGATCAACAAAATGGCTAAATCTTTTACAGATCACGACGGCGATATACGCCAGGTATTGATCACCATGGTAACCTCGCGCGAGTTTTGGGATAAAAAAGCTTTGCTGGTTAAAACTAAGTCTCCGTTCGAGTTAACCATTAGTGCGGTCAGGGCATTAAATGCCGATATTAAAGATCCTTATCCGTTATTTAACTGGATGACCAAAATGGGCGAAAAGGCTTATTATTACCAGGCACCGACAGGCTTCCCCGACAGGGGCACTTATTGGATAAATACAGGTTCGTTATTAAGCCGGATGGATTTTAGCCTTGCGCTTACATCCGGGCAAATTGCGGGTGTTAAGGTTAACCTGAATACTTTTAACAATCAGCCATCTGAAAATCCGCAGGATGCTATAAAGTTATATAGCCGGTTGCTGTTACCCGAAGTTAACGCAGATGCAACCACCACCCAGCTTTTGCCATTATTAAACAACCCCGCCCTGATTGCCAAAGTAAATAGTGCCGGTAACCAGGCAGCCCGGCAACCGGCGCCGCCTGCCGAAAAACCAACAGCAGGTGCGCCAGGCGATATGGCCCTGATGAGCGCCATTGTTGAAAATAAGGCACAAACGCCGCCGCCAACCCCGCCAAAGCCTGTGTATGCTATGGCTAATAATAAGGGTAACAATATGCATGCTTTAATAGCCGGTATTATCATTGGTTCGCCAGAATTTCAGCGGCGATAATTAGCAGATCATATATTTAAAAAAGCGGCTGATCACAATGATGATCAGCCGCTTTTTTTGCCTTAGGGTATAGGATGAGACTATGTTTGTGTAAGCCGTTTTCAGGGCTGCCATTTTTATCTTTTAAAAAATATATCAGTCATACTGAAGCGTTTACAAATTAACCCGAACCAAATAATTCTTTAGTGCGTATAACCCATTCATCTATACAAAATGCCTATTCATCGATGCTTACTTTACATAAACACCGTTACTACGCAATTTTACAGCACTATATCATCCGTTACGCTAACATAGTTTGTTATGCGATGGTGTATGAATTGTTTTTTCATAAGTGTTCTGTTGACAGGCGCCTGCGGTTACAGGCGCCTGTTCTTTATTGTTGCGAAAGTTATTATCGTGATGGGATAAAAATTACTTAATTTCGCAATTATTTTACTTTATGCAGTGCAATAAATTATTTATTGCCTTATCACTTTTAACCTCATTCCTCTTTTTTAACCAAGTATACGCCAACGTTTGTGATATCACAGCGGGGTTTACCTATGCCAAAACAACATGCGGCAAGGACGTGGCATTTACAGACCAATCGGTAACTATTACCGGGACCATTATAAAACGCGAGTGGAATTTTGGCGATAACAGCCCGTTATCAACCACTAAAAATCCGGCACATACGTATGCCGCACCCGGCGATTTTACGGTAACACTAACCGTTACTAACGATGTTGGCTGCACGGCCAGTAAATCGCAAACTATACATATTAATGCACCGCCTTTTGCATCGTTCGCTATTTCAGCGCCCGATTGTACCAACCGCGACATTACATTCGACCCAACAAATTCGCTCCCCGGCGATGGGACATTTGCTACTTTCAGGTGGGATTTCGGCGACGGCATAACGCAGACAAAAACCAATAACCAGCCATTTACCCATCAATATTCAAATGGCGGCAATCACACCATTACTTTAACTATCACTTCCACAACGGGTTGTGTTAGTAATATGGCAACCAAAACAGTTACCGTTTATCCTACGCCGATGGTAGAAATAATACCTATATATACCATTTGCGAGGGCGCCCAGCCAGTACAATTCAGCGTAGATAAGCATGGCTTTACGGGCACGGGTACTTTTAGCGGTACGGGCATATCATCAGACGGCATATTCAACCCTGCCGCAGCGGGCCCTGGTAAATTCGATATTACGTATACTTTTACCTCGGCTGCGGGATGTCCTTACAGTGCTACTACGGTTATAGAAGTTGACCCTAACCCACGGGTAACAGGTACCGATGTACAGGTGTTAGAGGGCGGACGGACCAAAATAAACATACCCGCACCAACGGGTATAGAACCCCTTAAATATAAATGGACGCTGGCTAATGGCGACCCCGCAACAGGGCTCGATCGCGATAATATACTTAGCCCCACGGTTACCGCTACCAATAATACCAGCTATATGCTTACTGTAACATCCGGTGAAGGCTGCAGCGCGTCGGCTATTGTGAACGTGAATATCCTGAAAAAGCTGGTTGTTCCCAATACATTTACGCCCAATGGCGATGGCATTAACGATTACTGGGTAATACACTTCCTGGATACTTATGCCGGTTGCTCGGTTACTATTTTCAACCGTTACGGGTTTAAAATTTACCAGTCTACCGGGTATTCAAAGCCCTGGGACGGCCGGGGCAGCAACGGCGAGCCGGTGGAAGTCGGTACTTATTATTACATCATCGACCCTAGGAACGGCGACAAAGTGATTAGCGGAAATTTAACGGTGTTGCGGTAAATCAGGTCCCGACAAACCGGGGCGACTCTTAGGTACGGCAACACAAATGGCCGAATTTTTTGAATAATTTTAGCTAATTATAAATAGTATAAATAATTATTACGCTTTTTTAGCCTTTTTTACGCGTTTTTAAAACGGGGCCGGATCATCCAGCCGAAGCCTCAAAACCCACCCATTTTGGCGGTGCATTTCATGCCCTATTTCCCTCCTCCGGTGATTCCTTTTTTAACTATTATGAAAATGATGGTCCGCGATACATGGCGGCCGTCAGCCCCGCTTTTTGTTCCAAGTCCTCGCCTTGCCCGGGCCCGATGCCTGGCGCACGCTGCGGGCTTTCCACGTCAATCGGGTTTAGGGTGAGGGGGTAGTGCGGGGAGAAATGAGTTTGGCTCGCCGCCGGTAAATTCCAAACTTTCAAATTCGTGGAAGGAGTGGTCTAATTCGTTATCAAAGGAGTGGGTATGCAAATCGGGGACGCCCCATTGATGGGCGTAAAACCAAAGTCCGTCAATCAGCCAGGCACGGATGGCCGCTTCGAGCTCTGCCAGACTATAATTCTCCGGGTTTGCAAACACTACCGAGCCGTAGGTTTTGTAATTCCCCGCATCGCGGTACAGGTAGTTGAATTTGATATTGGGCATGGGCTAAATTTAGCCATGCTGGTTGAGGTGGGCAATCGGATATAAGTGAACTTAAACTTCTACTTCAAAAAATACACGTTGACATTGGCGATTTAAACACTCGTTTATTGAAAGCTGAATGAGTGTATGTAAAAATCGGATATTACATCCGTTCGTGAACTACAAAAAGGGCAACTTGTGGGTTGGTCATTTATTAAATAGCAGATAAGCATATTCAAAGATAATTATTTAATGACACTTATAGTCCGTTGACTTATAGTCAACAATAACCCAATTTGCTTACATGAGTATTAAGGTTAAAGTTGGCCAACGAATAAGGGAATTACGTAATGAAATTGGTATCTCTCAAGAGGCTTTGGCTAATAAAGCAGAAATAGATAGAACTTATGTCACTGATGTTGAAAACGGACGGCGCAATATCTCTATCGAAAACTTAGAAAAGCTTGTAACCGCGCTACAAATCCCATTTAAGGATTTTTTTAACTCTCCCAATTTCGATAAATAATGGGAGCATATTATTCAAATTCAATATCCGGTTTTCTTAAAGATGATACCCTAAAAATTAGTGGGTCACTTTCCCACGAAGCAGGCTTAGCTGGATTTCATCAACAGCTACACACGCAAACGCTTTCTTGGAATGATGAAATTATTATTCTTAAGTCAGCATTTCAAAAAATAGTTAAATACAGCCGTTCTGCAAATAATTGGGGAATACTATTGGAATATCCCATAGCGCGTAGAGAAAAAAGAATTGATGTCGTAATTATAGCTAATGATATAATTATAGTACTCGAATTTAAAGTTGGTAAAATAGAATACTTAAATTCGGATAAAGATCAAGTTTTGGATTA belongs to Mucilaginibacter boryungensis and includes:
- a CDS encoding DUF1800 domain-containing protein, which codes for MKNAPKFGCVVLMACCLFFLMSFLTRPVPVKMYKFPYKHAGLTERQAAEHLLDRFTYGSTPGQVDSVLAIGLEKWFDQQLSASLPDDSLNKRLSAYDAINLSNTDVCKIYPPGFVVRTLAIKDSAISKDSVDKAVDKKAFNAQIQAYMNKKGFKPDQELYKQFIDQHILRAAYTHNQLQEVLTNFWFNHFNVSFYKGECAQFIPAYEREVIRPNALGKFDQMLLASAKSPAMLYYLDNFISVGPPPPTLPKAAHKPAAANNPDMMMGGNTVAKTTTPDMMMNGGNIQQTKPNTGGDMMMMGGSPTPSAAKPVKTLTQPGKNVNGLNENYAREVMELHTLGVDGGYTQQDVTQAARVLTGWTVYPISENAYGAAMKGLVARIGEKNLAAKGYVHEGDFLFTPNRHDQGEKVVLGHTFAASTNPADGYQQGIDLLEMLAHHPSTAKFISRKLAVRFVSDNPPQSLINKMAKSFTDHDGDIRQVLITMVTSREFWDKKALLVKTKSPFELTISAVRALNADIKDPYPLFNWMTKMGEKAYYYQAPTGFPDRGTYWINTGSLLSRMDFSLALTSGQIAGVKVNLNTFNNQPSENPQDAIKLYSRLLLPEVNADATTTQLLPLLNNPALIAKVNSAGNQAARQPAPPAEKPTAGAPGDMALMSAIVENKAQTPPPTPPKPVYAMANNKGNNMHALIAGIIIGSPEFQRR
- a CDS encoding PKD domain-containing protein, which translates into the protein MQCNKLFIALSLLTSFLFFNQVYANVCDITAGFTYAKTTCGKDVAFTDQSVTITGTIIKREWNFGDNSPLSTTKNPAHTYAAPGDFTVTLTVTNDVGCTASKSQTIHINAPPFASFAISAPDCTNRDITFDPTNSLPGDGTFATFRWDFGDGITQTKTNNQPFTHQYSNGGNHTITLTITSTTGCVSNMATKTVTVYPTPMVEIIPIYTICEGAQPVQFSVDKHGFTGTGTFSGTGISSDGIFNPAAAGPGKFDITYTFTSAAGCPYSATTVIEVDPNPRVTGTDVQVLEGGRTKINIPAPTGIEPLKYKWTLANGDPATGLDRDNILSPTVTATNNTSYMLTVTSGEGCSASAIVNVNILKKLVVPNTFTPNGDGINDYWVIHFLDTYAGCSVTIFNRYGFKIYQSTGYSKPWDGRGSNGEPVEVGTYYYIIDPRNGDKVISGNLTVLR
- a CDS encoding helix-turn-helix domain-containing protein — translated: MSIKVKVGQRIRELRNEIGISQEALANKAEIDRTYVTDVENGRRNISIENLEKLVTALQIPFKDFFNSPNFDK